CTAATGGTCTGGTTTCCTCAACGGCATCTACATATCTCAACTAACCCAAGTCTAAGGTCCTCCTATACAAGACTTCCCCGTTAAGGAATGGTGATTTGCCAACATCCTTAGCGCTCGCTTCTGACTATTAGTAGCATTCTCCGGGTATTCTCTTGTCTcgaggaatttcttgatgtcgtGATACCATGGTTTACCGTCTGGCTCTTCGTCTACATGAAACCAGTACGCATGTTGATCCTTGATCTCTACCTCTATAGGGTCGAcataattcttatctggatgctgaatcatggatgatagggttgCAAGATCGccagcaaactcgttctggatcTTGGGAACGTGCTTGAATTCAATCTTCGTGAACTTCTTACATAATTCATTTATATAGTGCAGGTATGGAAGAATCTTGATGTTCTTGGTGGACCATTCCCCTTGGACATGATGTATTAATATATCAGAATTCCCTATGACCAAATGCTCTTTGATGTTCATGTCGACTTTCATCCCGATCCCAAtgatgcatgcttcgtactcggccatattgttgctATAAGGGAATCGTATCTTTGCTGATGCTGGATAGTGCTGTCCAGATTTCGAAATTAGGACTGCCCTAATTCCTActtctttgaaatttgctgctgcatcgaaaaacattctccaaccaggGTATGATTCTGTGATATCTTCTCCGGCGACCAATACCTTGTCGTCACAAAAGTACATAGTGAGCGACTCATAATCTTTGTCTACAGGGTTCTCTACAAGGTAGTCGGATAGAGCTTGTCCTCTGATAGCCTTTCGGGTTATGTATACAATGTCAAATTCTATGAGGAGAATCTGCCATTTAGCTAGCTTTCCGGGAGGCATCAACTTTAGAATGATATACTTGAGCCGAGATTTCAAATGTGTGGTGTACGCTAACATGTAATGCCTTAATTTCTGGTCAATCtaagtcaaagcacagcaagtgcgctcTATAAAAGTGTATTTGGCGTCGCatgtgtgaacttcttacttaagtaGTAGATGGCTTGTTCCTTTCTTTCGGTTTTGCCGTGTTGTCCCAATACACATCCAAAGGCATTATCCAAGACTGACAGATACAACAACAGTGGATTCCCGGGCTTAGGGGGAACCAACACatgtggatttgacaaatatttcTTAATTCAGTTGAAGGATTTCTGACACTCTTATGTCCACTTTGTGGCAACATCCTTTTGAGCAGCTTGAAAATAGGTTCACAAATTACTGTAGACTGGGCTATGAAACGGCTGATGTGATTTAGTctacccaggaaactcatcacatctttcttactcTTGGGTggtggcaactcctgaatggctttgatttttgaaggATCCAATTTTATCCCTTTTTCTACTTACAATGAAACCAAACAATTTTCCAGTAGGGACTCCGAACACGAATTTTACCGGGTTCAACTTCAAGCTATACCTCAGTAAGCGTtcgaaaaatttcctcaagtcgTCCAAATGTTCTGAACTTTTCTGAGACTTGATGATGACTCATCCACATATACTTCGATCTCTTTGTGAATCATATCGTGGAAGAAGGTCtccatggccctcatgtaagttgcaccagcatttttgatGCCGAATAGCATGACTTTGTAGCAGTAGACTTCCCAAGGTGTAgtgaaagctgtcttttccgcCTCTTCTTCATGCATCGGGATCTTGTGTTATCCAGCAAAACAATCCACGAACGACTGTGCATAGTTGTCGATGAGGATATGGATATCTAGTAAAGGGAAGTCGTCCGTCGGGATAGCTTTGTTGAGATCTTGGTAATCCACACAtatcctgatcttcccatctttcttagATACTGGACGATATtcgctaaccaagtgggataatTGGTAACCCTTACTACATTCTCCTATATTTTCTTGGCTACTTATTCTTTTATCCTCAAACTCAGGTCATGCTTgaattttttgggttttgtttgaCTGGTGGTCTAGCAGGATCGGTAGGCAACCAATGCGAGATGATATCAGTACTTAACCCaacatgtcatcatatgaccatgcgaacaCATCAATGTATTGTCGGAGGAGATCAACCATTTCTTCCTTCTGCTCCGCTTCTAGATGGATGCTGATCTGGGTTTCTTCTATGTCTTCCAGGCTTTCGAGATTGACCACTTCTGTCTCTTCAAGATTGGGCTTTTTCTGGCTTTCCAGTTGCTCTATCTCTTGTAGGAGATCGTCTGGCATCATACTCTCGTTGTATTCCACGTAATCTAGATCATTTTGCTCGAGGGTTTCATTATATGTCACAATCGTGGAACGCGGGTTTTTATTGTTTTGTCACAATCGTGGAACGCGGTAAATAAAGTTGCAATAATTATAAGAAAGCAATTCCTTTTATTTAATCAAAAGGGGAACGTTTGAGCGTTCAAAGAGCCAAATAACAAAAAGGTACAGACACAGTTCAGGCCTCAATTGACCATGCACATTTTTTATGCACTAGTGTGGGGTAGATGGGGCGACCTCTACCATGTATATTCAGGGTCTTCCCAACAGTAAGTTGTATGAAGAGGAAATATCCATCACCTGAAATAGTATGAGAAATTCAACTGGTACGATCTGCAAGGCTAAATAAATTTCTCCGATAACATCCTTCTACGATCCATCAAAAGCCCTTACTTTCACATGGCTTTCCTTGACTTCTCTCGGGTGGATACCCAACTCTCGTAGAGTAGAGAGCGAGTAGATATTGACTCATGTTCCTTCATCAACCAGTACTCGGGACACTACCTTATCTCCATATTTGATAGTGATGTGTAGAGCTTTGTTGTGATCCACACCTTCGATGGGAAGCTAATCTTTTCTGAAAGTGATCATATTTGCTTCAACCATTTTCCCAATAGTTGCTTCCAGTGCCTCACTGGTGGGGTTGCTTGGCACACTTACCCCACTTAACACTATCATCAGAGCGGCTTTATGATTGTCAGAGCTTATCAGTAAATCCATGATTGATATTTGCGCCGGAGTTTTCTTCAGTTGCTCCTCCACGGAGTATTCTTTGGTTGACATTCTCTTCAAGAATTCTGCAGCCTTGGgatttgttatatttcttttcTGAATCTGCTCCCTTCCCAAATTCCCCCGATTGGCATCCTCATGAGCGTAGCATCTCCCCGACCTAGTCATACCGTGAGTTACTGCGGAATCTGTCATCTTGGATTTTTCCTTTTGCTAATATATCGACGGGACAGTTTTGTATTCCCAATCCTTTTCGTCCTTGGCAGCTGTGGTGGATTGTTGCTAGTAAGTCTGAACCATTACCGTATGTCTCAGTTGTACTGTGATCATTAGAGTCCTTTGAGGTGGGACCTTTGCGGCCTCTGCATTTCTTATCGTGACAATGGTTCCTTTCAAATCCTATTCTTCATCCAAGGCGATCATGTTGACCCCCTAATTCTGATGATTTGGCAGCGGATTACGGTTCACATTGGGCAGAGCCGTAGTGCACTGAATGGCTCCGCTTTTTATCAatgtttcaattttattttttcaacttGAAACAATCCTTAGTATCATGCCCAGGTATGTTAGTAAATGATTAAACTGAATTACGCTGTTACTAAATGGTGTCGTTAATAATGTATTCATGGTTAACAATTTTATATTCTTGTGAATGAAATATGGTCGCTAAATAGGTTCTGAGATCATGAATTTGCTTTGGTTATTGAAATTAGAGTTATACAACTATTCCAAAGAATATGTGATGACCCATCTATGTCGTTAAGTCTTAAGACTAGCCTAATAACTCTAAAACTATCCTGATATTTGGtttcttttgtattttctttgatGTTCTGTTAAGTACTGTCATGTTTGCTTTAAGTATTATATGTACTTGTAGTAGTTCACCTGATAAACTTGACTTAAACAAATATGAATATGTTTTTAGTGGTAAGATGAGGCTGTCATATTGGTTTGGGGATTTTAGTTTATGATATCTGAATTTATCCTCTCCTTTAGCATGATTCTGTAATCTTGCAAACTCTTTAGAGGTCATTGATTCTTCGATGAGCTCATAGTTGTATGATCACACTATATAAGCATTATTTGGGCAGACTGCATTCATGTACCATCTTTGTGTGCATTTTTAGGTTCATCACACGTTTCACCTAAGTTATGAGGTTTTTTGCAAGTTCTGGTGTGTTGTTTGTTAAGCTAAAATGCCAAAACCAAGTTCCACTATGCCTGAAATCCTATACTTGACTTGCTTGATAGATTTCCCCAATGTGATAATATCCCTACCCTTTTTCTGAAATCCACGTAGTGACACTGTTAGCTTAATGATGATAAAATTTTAGAAATGATGTGactccatgatatatatatatatatatcctataTATGTGATCCTGCACTCATATGATTCTTCAACACTTTCTGCTTGCCTTCCATAACCATGTCTATATCTATGTTGTCCTTAGAACTTTATTGAGCTTATACGAATGAGCCAGACCTAGCTTATGAACTTTGAATGAACTTCATATTGCTATTGTTTGAGTTTAACATCATGCTTTGTTTCTCCAAATAGATTATTATAAAGTTGAAAACTCTTAAGAAGGAGTAATCATGTGTTAAACCTTAGAGTCAATACCCTGTTGGAGGTTTAATCTGATTTTATGAATCTATAACCCTGTCAATACCCTTTAGAAGTCCTAATTATATTCCTTAGTTTGTATTTCTGTTGATATGCTTCAGAAGTTCTAATTGAAGTTTGTTAATCTGCAATCCTGTTAACATTCTTAGAAGTTTTAATTGAAGATATAAATTTATGACCTTGTTAATATCTTTTAGAATTTCTAACTATAGTTGTTAATCTACAATTCTGTTTGTACTATTTAGAAGTTATAATGGTAGTTGTTAATGATACATATGTCAGCACCTTTTAAAGACTTCTATTGATATGGTCAACCAACACCTTTGTTAATAGTATTTAGAGGTTTCTGTTGGAACTGTTAACTTGTATATATGCTAGAAGTTGAGACTTAAGTTATTAAAGGAATGTATCTATGTCCAGAACTTCATATGTTTATGCCATGCACTTACTTCATTCTTGAGGCGTAGGACCTAAGTGTTTGAGTTCCTAACAGTAACCTGATGATGCCTTTGTCTCTATGTGTGAAGCTAATTCTTTTAAGCATGTCTAGCATATTATTTACATTAAATCATGTACTTTTTTAGATTGTGGTTATATCGGAATGATTGGTTGTCTTCTGATCCTATAAGTATTTTGTATTAACTGTTATGAAAATGCATATACACTTATGCGGTATGGTGTCACTATGACAGTCGGATTTATATTGAAGTGCCTCATTAACACTTAAACATGAAGAGAAGAATAAATGTAAGTAGTTAGGGGTATTTGCGGTTAGAGCTTAGTCCTTGGTTGAGCGACTCTCACTGTCACAAGCACTATCCTAGGCCtcgagacccttgggaactttgatatGTCAGGGGTCCAAAGAGAGCTTTGGCCATGAATGGAGCTCTACCCTTAGCCTCTAATTTATTAACCTATATTACTCCGTTTAGGTTTAGtatttaatgacaacgaaaggtttCAATGTGAATCACTTTGCCATATATGACCCCACATTAGTGTAATTCTTATAGTTTAGATTATCATTGATTGTTATAATTTATTTAGGCCTTTACTAGTTTATTTCATTTATAATTATATGTATAGAGTGGCATATATAATGACCTTCTTTCGTTTTGAACATGTATTATAATTCGGCCCACAGAGTTCCCAAAGAACTCAGGCCCAGTCCTGCCCCTGTGCATTTGGGAAGTCAAGTGTTGCCCGTTTCTGCTATATGCTGGGCCTACCTCTTTTAGGCCCAAAATCAGAGTCCATCCTCTCCCTTTACTGTTTCACTGCTTTACTACTTTATAGCTTCGTGCCTTTGCTGCATTTTGTTGTCTTTATTTCTCACATGTATACAACAATTATAATACTAGATTGAATGCTTTACTTTAACTCTAGTAATACATAGCCTTAAGTCGTTAACTACACACTGTTTTTTACTAATCTCTACTAATGATTTTATTAAGTCTTTTGGGATCAAAACAAATTTAGCAAAGTCAATAATCCTCTCTTTTCAAAAATCGGAACTGGAATATAAAGTTGGTTTTCTAAACTGCGCTTTcctataaaattaaataaatgtcGCCGCCCAATTAAAAGGGGTTTTCCAACGATTTCTTAAAAAAAGATGGGGTTTAAGAACAGAGGTATAACTTAAATTTATTTCTCTTTACAGCATTTCACTTCACTATAGTTACACAAATAGCTATAATCATTTAAACACAAAGTGTTTACAATTTAACCCCAACTCATATCACAAACACAAACATCATGTACTATACTCTAAACTCTTTcaataatatgtatatatataacattATCTTCAAAGCTTTTCTAAACCTATGTCCTTTAAAGACCACGCACCCTTTTTAATGTATTAAGTCTTTAAAAATAGATACATAGCATGTCGCCTCTCTAATACTAGTTAAGCATAATACAAACAACTAACTCTTTCATCTAGTCTAAGTtttatggagctacctcaggtagattttaaggggtgcctaataccttctcttaGATGAGCAAGAACCCTTATCCAAAATCTCACCGGTTAGAAGACCAATAAAGAACATGGCTTTAGTAATAAAATAGGTACCCTAATATACCTTCAAATACTAGGTGGCAGCTATCTTTTATCAACAATAGAGGAACCACAAGTTGATGCCGATTCGATTAGTTCATGCGTCTTGAGTGGTGAGAATTTGTGTAAATAATGCATGTGCTCAACTTGTAATGTCTAGAACTTGCTTGGTTGGTTTCTCAATGCAAATCTTAGGTTGATGATTGGTTGTTGAAATGATCTTAGGCCTTCTTTGTGATTGCTAACTAATTTTTGGCCAAATTGGCCCCCATTGTACATTTATTACCCTAGTTGTCCCCCGTTGAGACTTTGACATTTTCTTTTGCTACCACACTACAAACCATTAACCCTTTTGTGAAATTACTCCCTTTTTTGAACCCATCCTTCCGTGAATGTTATGAATGAGGCTTTAAGCCTATGTTGGGGGTGTTTGTGTAAATTGGGAAACAATAAAGAATGTATTGTGTGTAAAAGCTATTCTTTTTAGGTTGTGTCTTGTGAATTGAGTGGCAAAGTCAAGAGCCAACGTACCTTAAACAAAATCTTCATGTTACCTCAAACCATGCAATACTCATTCATTcttaaaaaagagagaaaatgaaaaagaaaatgaaatggtGAGAGAACGTGGTAAGGCAAGAAACTAGGGAGTAATCATGAACTACAAGGTGGGTTGATAATAGAAACTAGATATCAACAAGGGCAATGTGTGCTATTCAGAAAGAATTTGTGTAGCATTCAAGGAGGGTATAGTCAATATGTTCCCAAATATTCATCTAACCCATCCCGAAGCCAACACTACAACCCGTGAAAAGTTCTTTTTGATCTATAACCAATTATTCCTGAGCTAGCGATGAGTTAAAATAAGGGCACGCACATCGACTAATACTTGTAACACTTAGCTTTCTTTCTGAGTGCACGGGTGTTTGATTGTATCCCCTGTACATATTTCTATTTGTTAAGTTTCGGATTTTCTTTGCTGTGAGAATGCATAAATTGCAGGAGTTAGGCTTCTTGAAGTAGGATGTAAGTGCATGTATAGCTATTAGTATTACTGTATCATTGCTTTTGAGGCTCGAAGCTCACAAACTGATTATTTGAATAGTTAAATGATCTTTATCTTTGTAGAAGGATAAATAAAGAAGTTACATACTTGTTAGCTAACAGTCAGCACCATCTATAGccattgttattttattatcagTCGGAAGTAGATTAGTATTTAGTAGGGTGACTTTTTGGTTGATTGAGGTCAAGAAAGAGTTTacgttgggggtgttgatgtgctGTAGAAATGCGGTACATTTGATACTAATTACAAAGACTTTAGCTCATCTTTTAAAGCATTGTAAATTATTTCTTATgtagttttggtatttttcagaAAACCGAACATGAAGAACCCATAACATGAAAAGATGACAAAAACCCATGAAAAGGCAGATATGCGACAAATCTGCGACCGCATAAGTGATGTGCGGACTGCAGACCCATCACAGACATAACCAGGCCATGCCATTGTCAAAGAGTCAAATATACGGTTCATTATGCGAGAGCAAAACCCATATGCGAACTGCGAAGTTGCCGCACAAATACAAGAGGACCTCCAGTGAAGATGAATCTGTGGTACACTATGCGGCCGCAAAATCAGTATGTGGACCGAATAATCAATATGCGAGGGAGAACTGGAAACTTGGTGATCAAATATGCGGCGCGGATGATGATGTGCGGTCCGAAAATATGTTCTACGGCCCATTCTGCGGTCGTAGACTTAATCTGAAATGTAAGTTTTGTCATATTTTGTCCGCGAATATTGGGCCATTATATATAGAATGACTAGGGTTTGTTGGGGTACATTGTCTGAAAAAGAGGCTACACTTAGAGCATTGAATACACCACttattttggagctttttgagagagattcCAAGACTTTGTCCTCTTTGTAAGTTgttatgactttatttattactttGTTCTTGTATTCTAGTATaagtagctaactttaaatactaaggttgtggaccctaagtGGGTGTAATATTAATGGGTGTttaccattgaatatatatataatggtttgttgatttctattcatttctcatgcttcatttatggttgatggttgcaaacattgactaGTGTCATTTTATCATGCTTCATTTATGGTTGATGATTGCAAACAATAACTAGTGCCATTTTACTCTACCTTTTACTTGGAAAAGTAAATTaaggtttggtagaattgaattGCAAGAACTCAAGAcattaaaccttgtttaatagaatcgtttaggaataagtgggttctacTTCGCATAAATTGGTTGGTCTTAATTGTAACTCATTTATATTTTGgaaaatcataaagagaaaatactacctaattattgaaaaatattgggtagtcatttaggaaccatttgcatatcaaaggacctctcattagaaatatatcatgtTAACACCGATAGTATTATATTGCATTGacggggacacaaccttggtttcttaaTCAAATCAATCAATTCTCTTAACAAAATAGCTTTTCTTAACAATTCACAATTACAAAACTCTTTCCAAACTAACTGATTAGAATTACGGCTTAAGCCAAGTTACACACTAttcaagtaaccttttcacacctattccctgtggtATTCGATCTCAGcctagttgggttattatatgTGACATCGACCGCCTTACACCATTTATATAGGtataatttgagcgtatcagtgTATTCTGCGATTTCGGCTCGTTTTGAAGGAAAAAATTAGTTGTTTTCGAGAGAggggagtgttttagagagagagaggaagaagcttcCACCATCCTACTCATCCATTCTTGCTCAATCTTGAATAATCAAGGAAGCCACTCACTAGGTCATCAACTATCCGGGTATGTCCTTGTCCAAAGCATTCATGCAAGTTTTTATGGGTCTAAGTGAGCTTTCGAGTAGGAGTTAGGCCATGCATATGCCAATGGGAGGTTGTATGTGGGGTTATTGAACTATTACAGGTAGATTCTTG
The nucleotide sequence above comes from Nicotiana tabacum cultivar K326 chromosome 12, ASM71507v2, whole genome shotgun sequence. Encoded proteins:
- the LOC142167250 gene encoding uncharacterized protein LOC142167250, whose amino-acid sequence is MHEEEAEKTAFTTPWEVYCYKVMLFGIKNAGATYMRAMETFFHDMIHKEIEIDQKLRHYMLAYTTHLKSRLKYIILKLMPPGKLAKWQILLIEFDIVYITRKAIRGQALSDYLVENPVDKDYESLTMYFCDDKVLVAGEDITESYPGWRMFFDAAANFKEVGIRAVLISKSGQHYPASAKIRFPYSNNMAEYEACIIGIGMKVDMNIKEHLVIGNSDILIHHVQGEWSTKNIKILPYLHYINELCKKFTKIEFKHVPKIQNEFAGDLATLSSMIQHPDKNYVDPIEVEIKDQHAYWFHVDEEPDGKPWYHDIKKFLETREYPENATNSQKRALRMLANHHSLTGKSCIGGP